The stretch of DNA tatctctgctctgtggatggACATAAAGGCCACGACAtagtctcagctgcagcagagaggactgagaggcagagagagctccAGGAGAGTCTgcaacaaatcctgcagagagtccaggacagagagggagatgtgaagctgctccaacagcaggtggaggccatcagtcgctctgctgataaaacagtggagaaCAGTGAGAAAATCTTCACTGAGCTGATCCGTCTGATCCAgaaaagaagctctgatgtgaagcagcaggtcagatcccagcaggaagctgaagtgAGTCGAGTCAGAGAgcgtcaggaggagctggagcaggagatcactgagctgaagaggaaagctgCTGAGCTGGAACAGCTCTCACAGACAGAGGACCACAACCACTTTGTACACAACTACCgctcactgtcagcactcaatgagtccacacactcatccagcatcaacatccgtcctctgaggtactttgaggatgtgacagcagctgtgtcagagctcagagacaaactacaggacactcTGAGACAGACGTGGACAAATGTCTCACTGACTGAGGTGGATGTTTTACTGTCAGAACCAGAGCCACAGACCAGAGCTGGATTCCTACAGTATTCATGTGAACTCAcactggatccaaacacagcataCATACAGCTGAAACTATCAGAGGGGAACAGAAAAGTAACATGTGTGACACGACCACAGCCTTATtttgatcatccagacagattcacTGACAAGTTTCAGGTCCTGAGTAGAGAGAGTCTGAGTGGACgttgttactgggaggtggagtgTGGAAGAGAACGGTTAGTTTTTGTAGCAGTCACATACAAGAGTATCAACAGTGAAGGGAGCTATAAAGAATGTCTATTTGGACAAAATGACAAGTCCTGGGCTTTATATTGTTACCCAAGCGGGTACGGATTTTGTCACAACAACATCTACAAAGAGGTCCCAGTTTCTCGTTCCTCCAGAGTAGGAGTGTACCTtgatcacagagcaggtattctCTCCTTCTACCGTGTCTCTGAAACCAtgactctcctccacagagtccagaccacATTCACTGAGCCCCTCTATGCTGGAATTATGATTTATCATACTGGATCCTCATGTGAGTTGTTGAGAGTGAAGTAGAACAGATCAATCATAGAGGTCATGAGTGAATAAAGGATTGTTTCATCATTATTCCATGTGTCAGTCTCACAGTCATTGTTTTAGGGGCActtctgccccctagtggttgtACTGTGTATGACAACTTGCTGCACTGAAGCCTCTGTTTACTGTGCAGCTGTGGATGTAaatacatgttgtgtgtttgaccatCAACAGACCAGACACTGACTGAATGAGACCTTGTACCTGCAGTTGAAAGAACATCAATAGTATCAATATATAATGTAACATTAAgagatttttttacttttttattttgtcaactACAATGTTTTCAGTGAGGTCATCACTGGGCGTTGCTAACAACACAATCGCTATTTTGCTTCACGTCATtgaagagcttgaagcaggTCAGCTGGACTTGTTAAGGATCCTTGaagctcctctgctcctccaagcagcttcattagtTCTTTGGTGGGGGTGGTGTTTTGGTGGGGAAACGTGAtttatgtggtggaggacctcagtgggtggctCTGGGTctaatgaaaatgacctggatggcTGAGAATACTGTGATTTTATTAAAAGTTATTTTTGTTCGTTTCTTTGGGGACCTTTTTCATTTTCCATACGGACTAATGTACTTTAGTTTGTTTATGGATGGACCGTCATTACCTGCGCACTAAAACATAAGGAAGAGATGGATGACGCTGTGAAGTCTGTTGCT from Parambassis ranga chromosome 22, fParRan2.1, whole genome shotgun sequence encodes:
- the LOC114427220 gene encoding tripartite motif-containing protein 16-like, which produces MNHNSVCLEREAFCCSICLDLLKDPVTIPCGHSYCMNCIQSHWNREDERRIHSCPQCRKTFTPRPVLVKNTMLAHLVEQLKKAGLQAAPADHCYAGPEDVACDVCTGRKLKAFKSCMQCLASYCKKHLQLHYDVPRLKKHKLVEPSKNLQDNICSRHDEVMKMFCRTDQQSVCYLCSVDGHKGHDIVSAAAERTERQRELQESLQQILQRVQDREGDVKLLQQQVEAISRSADKTVENSEKIFTELIRLIQKRSSDVKQQVRSQQEAEVSRVRERQEELEQEITELKRKAAELEQLSQTEDHNHFVHNYRSLSALNESTHSSSINIRPLRYFEDVTAAVSELRDKLQDTLRQTWTNVSLTEVDVLLSEPEPQTRAGFLQYSCELTLDPNTAYIQLKLSEGNRKVTCVTRPQPYFDHPDRFTDKFQVLSRESLSGRCYWEVECGRERLVFVAVTYKSINSEGSYKECLFGQNDKSWALYCYPSGYGFCHNNIYKEVPVSRSSRVGVYLDHRAGILSFYRVSETMTLLHRVQTTFTEPLYAGIMIYHTGSSCELLRVK